TTGCCGTTGGACCGGAGGCTCCGCTGGTTAACGGAATCGTAGATTACCTGGAAAAAGAAGGGGTGCCTGTTTTTGGACCAACAAAAGCTGCCGCTCTGCTCGAAGGCAGCAAGCAATTTGCCAAAGAGTTTATGGTGAAGTATGAAGTTCCTACGGCAGATTATGCAGTTTTCTCATCTGATGAATTTGATGATGCATTAAAATTTGTCCAGTCGAAAGAAAGCTACCCGATTGTTCTGAAAGCAGACGGACTGGCTGCAGGGAAGGGAGTATTTATTTGTGATAGCGAAGAAGAAGTCATTAAAAGATTAGATACTCTTAAAAACGACAAGAATTTACAGGATGCTGCAAGTAAACTTGTTGTAGAAGAGTTTATGGAAGGTGAAGAAGCCTCTGTATTTGTGATTGCTGATGGACACACTTCGCATATTCTGCATAATGCACAAGATCACAAACGAATTGGTGAAGGCGATACCGGTTTAAATACAGGCGGGATGGGAGCATACTCACCGGCACCGGTTTTGACTGATGAAATCCTCGATAAAGTAAAAAATGAAATTATTGAACGTACCATTACCGGTATGCAACTCGAAGAGGCCGCCTATCACGGTATACTTTACATCGGTTTGATGATTACTGAATCCGGGCCAAAAGTAGTTGAATACAATTGTCGTTTTGGTGACCCTGAATGTCAGGTCATTTTACCACCTTTGGAGAACGATCTTTTAACGCTGATGATTGCTACCACGGAACAGCGTCTGGATGAAATCTCAATTCAGTTGGATGGGGATTATCGGTGCGGAGTTGTTTTGGCCAGTGATGGTTACCCGGGCTCATATCCCAAAGGAAAAGAAATAACCGGGATTGAATCAATCGATGATGATGCGATAGTATTCCAGGCCGGTACTAAATTGGATAGCGATAGTTTAGTAACAAACGGTGGACGGGTACTCAGCGTTGTTGGAAAAGGGAATACCTTAGACAAAGCCATCAGTCATGCCTATAAGAATGTTGAAAAAATTCACTTCGAAGGTTGTTACTTTCGAAAAGATATTGGTCATAAAGGTCTGAAGCGTATTTCATAAAATAATATTCCCTTACCGTCACGGATTTGTAATTTATGATCCTGTAGAACGTAGTATGCGCTCAAATGAAATAGAACATGTCTATAGAAAGTGGAATGATTTGATCAATACGGATACCTGATGAGTCAATCTCTCCATCACCTTATTTTTGATTCTTCAATTGCTTTTCCTGAAAGAGTGATAAAAGTATTTAACTATCAGCTTGAAAATAATCCTGTCTATTCCAGGTTTAATGAGGTTTTTGGTTTCTCCCGAGATTTATCATCACCCATTTCTATAGATGAACTTCCACTCATCCCGATCAGGGTCTTTAAAGAGGCGGATATAAAAAGCTTTCAGGGCGAGGAAGAACTTCTCTTTATGAGTAGCGGAACAAGCAGTATGACTCATAGCAGACATTTTATAAAAAACCGATCTGTTTATGAAAAGGCTATTGAAAACCAATTCTACAACTTTTTTCCAAAAGATCAGACTTCCGTTGTATGCTATACTCCCGGTTATTCAGAGAATCCACATTCATCATTAATTTGGATGCTAAATCATCTTGTTGAGCAAGATTCGTCCGGTTTAAGCCATTTTATACCTTTGGATCAACCACTTAAAAAAGAACAGCTTGAGAAACTGATTCAATCAAACCGAAAAGTAGTACTCTTTGGTGCTGCATTCGGACTTTTAGATCTGATAGAATCCGGTTCGGATCCTCTTCCCGAAGGTGCCCACATCATTGAAACAGGTGGAATGAAGACGCATAGAAGGGAGATACATAAATCCGAGTTAAGAGAACTGCTATCTGATGGATTTCAAGTTCCACCGAGCCGGATACATTCTGAATATGGAATGTGTGAATTGCTCAGTCAGTGTTATGCCATAGGCGGAGAATGGTTTGAAACGCCTGAGTGGATGCGTGTTACTGTACGTGATGCAAATGACCCATCGAGAATTTGCGAACCTTATGAGCCCGGGAAACTGGGAATCATCGATCTCGCAAATCTCTATTCATGTTCGTTTATACAAACGGATGATATGGGTATGATGGATGACCAAGGGAGATTTAAGGTAATGGGAAGATGGCGAAAAGCAGAAATGAGAGGGTGTAATTTTTTGATTGACAGTGAAACATGAATAGCCTGAATGAACATATTGCTCAAATATCTTCAGCAATTGATGATTGGTTACAGGCTGACAATCAAACCTTGAAGAGAGCCATTGAAAGAACTGTGGAGGAGGGATTATTTGGAATAGAGGATATCAAACATCAAATACGGCACCTGAAAAATTCGCTTACGGAAGAGAATCTAATTAAGTGGACAAAGAATACAGATTTTAGTGATTGGCCCTTGAGTTCTAAAAATATCGTATGCCTGCATGCAGGTAATTTACCGTTGGTTGGCCTGCAGGATCTTCTTGCTGTTACTCTTACCGGAGCAAATTATATTGGAAAATTATCTAAAAAAGATCCCTATTTGCTCCCGACATTGATCGAAAAACTGGATCAAAAGAATATTGGGGGAGTAAGGAAGTGGTCTACTACTTTGAGTGATTTAACCGGTAATCGGGCCGATGCTGTACTATTTGCCGGATCAGAAGATTCCGTAGAACCCGTAATTTCAAGTCTGTCAAACTTTGGTATAGCTAACCAAAAAACTCCCAGGTTGATGAGAACCGCTCATTTCTCCATAGCTTTTATCGAAGATTATTCTAAGAAGACGATGGAGGATCTTACTGAAGCGGTTTTCAGATATGGAGGAACCGGATGCCGTTCCGTTGCAATTGTGGTGGCGCCCTTCAGTTTTAAAAGTCAAAAATGTCATTTTACAGATTATATAGAATCATTCTGGTTGAAAAATCCTCAGCATCAAAAGCCAAGCAACTCTCTTTTTTATCGATACGCAACCAATAAGGCATTAGGTATCGAACAGTCTTGGTTGAATGATTTTCTTATTGAAGAGAGACTTTCCCTTCACACTGATAAATTTGTTCTTCAATGGATTGAAGGGGATGAACAAACTCTTGCTGAAATTATTCAGCAATTTAGAACGGGTCTTCAAACGGTTTATACTCAATCAGGTGAAATTCCAAAATATTTTGGTCATTCAGAGCCCCCGGAAACGGATATGCTAGCCAATGCCCAAACACCTGATATCTGGTGGAAACCGGATGGAGTTGATACCGTGGAGTGGCTATTCAAAAATGTGGGCTGATAGGATTTCTGTCTTATTTTAAGATCTGTTTTTCATACCTTGAAACATCAAATAATGAGATAAATCCACTCAAAAACAGAGTTTACTTTTGGCTAAAAAGAGCAGTATAGATCTATTTAAAGAGGCTTTCCGGGAAATAAAAGGGCAAAAAAATATCAAGCCCATTTACTATCTGTATGGTGAAGAAGATTTTTTTAAAGATTTGCTCCAGGAAGAAATAGAGAAATTTGTTCCTGACGACCAGAAAGATTTTAATTTTGATCTGATTTACGGTTCAGAATCAAATCCCTCGAAAGTTCTCAGTATTGCCCGCAGTTACCCGATGATGGCTGAACGAAGGGTAGTCATTGTAAGAGACTTCATTAAGCTTGGTGAAAAAGCTGAGGATGGTTCACTGAATGAATTTATTTCCTACATCAAGCAGCCAAATCCAACCTGCGTGCTATGTTTGATAGACTCAAGATTCCCGGATAAACGAACAGGACTAGGTAAGGAACTAAATAATAACGACAAAGTATCAGAGTATAAGTTTGAAGCGGTCCCGGACTATCAGTTGCCAGACTGGATATCCGACTGGACCAAAAATATTCACAAGAGAGAGATAAATCCTGCTGCTGCACAAGTACTGGCTCAAATGGCCGGCCCGGATTTAAAGCTACTGTCCACTGAATTGGAAAAAGTGTGTACTTTTGTGGACACCGGCGAACGCATTGAAATAGAGCATATAAAAAAAATTTCCGGCTCATATCGCGATTACAACGTCATAGAGCTTAAAAATGCGGTCGTTAACCGGAATTTGAACCAGGCCCTTGGCATATCGGAACAGATATTGCAACACAATAACTACAGCGTTGGAGAAGTAATCAAAACGTTGGGGTTCTTTTACATTGTGTTTTGTAATATCTGGCAAATATGCAGGCTAACTGAAAAAGGTCTTTCTAAAGATCAGGTTCAGTCCGAACTGGGAATTAAAAGTAACTATATTTTTAATGCTCAGTGGAGAGAAGCCTCGCAGTTCAGGCTGGCAGAGATGCCCCGGATATTTGAAGCCTTGCTCGATGCAGATCGGGCTGCAAAAGGCTTCGGCACATTGGATACCTCATCGATATTTCTCCTTCTGCTTAAGCGCATCATCGGCTAAGTTGTAAATGTATTAGCCCGGTGTTGCGGTAAACAAGCAACCTAAAAGGGGTAATACCATGAAAGTTTCTACAGTATCCGAACTCAGAAATATGTCCGATGAAGATGTAATGGAACAACTACAATCAGGCGTAGTTGAGGCGTTCGATATCATCGTTCAGAGATACAAAGACAGACTTCATAACTTTTTATATCGATACACACACAATCACGAAGATTGTGAAGATTTGGTACAGGAGACCTTTTTACGAGTTTATCGCAGCCGAATGTCGTACGAAAGAATTGCAAAACTTTCTACATGGATGTATACCATCGCGCTAAACCTTGCCAAAAGCATGTACAAGAAGAAACAGCGAATGAGCTTGGTTTCTATTCATGCCGATGAATCAGATCCTGATGACCGGGAAATGCAGATTACAGATACTGTAATTCTCCAGGATGAAGAACTTCATCTTAAATTAAGTGTACAGGAGCTAGAAAGAGCACTCCAGGAACTTAATGACGATTTCCGTGAAGCGGTTATCCTGCGTGATATACAGCAGCTTACTTACGAAGAAATTGCAGAAATTACAGACACTGCAATGGGTACTGTAAAATCCAGGATTAATCGTGGAAGACAACAACTACAGGAAATTATCGGCAGTTATGTGAAGTCGGAAACAATTTAAAAAAATAGGAGTATGAATTTCTGAACACCAAATAGAAATTTATACTCCTTATGCTTTCCAAGCCTGAACAAAGCACTATACTTACCGAATTTATTCTCGATTTCAGTGATAACAGTTTATCACGGGCCGAACTTTCATCGTTTAAAGAGCTAATGGATCGGTCTGAAATTGTTAGAAGAGAAGCGATTGGCAGCAAGAGAATTCGAATGGCCTTAGGTTCTATGCCTAAAGTTTCAACCAGCGACCGTTTTGATCAAAAAATGGCATCACGATTTGCTATCGAACTCCAAAAAGAAGCCAAAGAGCAAAACGCTAAACGAATAGGAGAGACGAAGCTGACAGCAATCTAAATTGCGTCAATTTTTTCTTTTAATTCCAAAATCTCTTCATGCTCGGGATCAATTTTGAGTCCCTTTTGGATGTACTCCATTGCTTCCTGATTTGCCTTTGCCTGATGTAATATCCAGGCGATGTTGTGATAGGCATCTGTAAAATTCCAATCTTTTTTTATAGCTTTTTCATAACATTTAGCAGCCTCAATGTGCTGATTCTGCCGCAAAAAGAAATTACCTAAATTGAAATGAGAAAGGGCATTCTCATTATTCAAACGGGTTAAATAGTGAAACAGCTCGTGTGCCTCATCAAATTTGCCCAGTGCTTCGTAACAATCAGCCAGATTATTTAGTGAAGGGATATGGTTCGGATTGATATCAAGTGCTCTTAAGTAGATATCTACCGCCATATCCGGTTGACCGTTTTCGTGATATGCATTGGCTAAATTAAACAGAAATGCAACCGTATCCGGAGCAAGATCAAGGGATTTTTCCAAATAATGGATCGCCTCTTCGTACTCACCCAGAAGATAGTGGCCTACACCTAAATCATGTATTAATCGCGCGTTATCAGGACTGTTATGGAGTTCTTTTTTAATAAGTTCTATTTGATGTCTTACGTCTGCTTCGTTTTTCAAAACTGATATCCAATTTGTAATTCGGCTTTAAATGAGTTGATTGACCCCGTAGATAAAATTGCCTTTATAGGTCCTACAATGGTTAACCCTCCTAAAGATAAGGAAGCCCCATAATCAATATCACTATTAACCGGATTTAAACTCCATTCGTCCTGAAACCTTCCGGCATATAAATCTAAATTAATAAATCGATGATAAAATGGTTCGGCCTGCCACCCAATTGATACCAATTGAACATGTTTGGTGGAAACCTGATATCGGTCTATCCCACCAAAATTCAAATATCCTATATCTTCGTAATATCTGTTCGGGGTGTTCCAATATCCCCAGGGCAGTTCATTACCGTAGGTATAGCCCGCCATTAAAGTGTTTCGAAGGGAAAAGAAGTCAGTAATTTTGTAAAAACCTTCCCAATATAGATTTGCGGAAGAAAATTGTAGTGGACTGAAAATCATTGGATCACTGTGGAAAAATTGGGCAACAACTTTATGTCCGCTTGACGGGTATGATTTTCGGTCTAAAAAGTCATAGCGATACTTTGCAAAAAGAGCATGATACCCTTCATTTTGTGGAGTAATCAGTTCCCGGTTTATTTCATCACTGTGAAATGTAAAGTCTTTACGAACACCCAATGCAAAAAGGTGTTGGGTACTGAAGTAATTACCGAAAGATATTTCACCCCGAAGAATGTGATTCTTAAATCTCGACGCTCTTGAGCCATTTACAAACCAATCTACATTTTCTGAGTGATACTGAAGTGAAGTTAAGGCAGCAAATCGGGAGCCTAAGGCTCCGTAGTAGATATAATCTCCTCCAAACATAAGTTGATCACCCAGTCTGGCCTCCAGTCGGTTGATGGACCCATCATGCAATAGATCCTGAAATGACGCTTCAAAGAGAATAGATGCCTTAGTTCTGGATTCGTATCGCAAACCTACTTTAAAATCGTCCCTTTGGCTCTCTCTAATATTGATATGAAGATTGTAATAGTATGATGAATCCGGCCGAACTCGATATGTAACCTGCTCGATATATTGAGAGCTATACAGACGACTGATCTTATCATCAATCATTTGAGGGCTTAATTTTGCACCGGGTTCAAACTGAAGCTTTCGCATTATGAAATCGTCATCAAACAGTGTATTTCCCTTAATGATAACATTCTGAATTGGAAGTGGAGATGGGGCGTCCATCGTTTCTCTTGGAGAATAAGGGCCTACTTGTAGTTCAGAAATTTCTTTAAAATCTTCGATATATTCCCGGCCTGCTTCCATACCTATTTGAAGAAACGTTTCCATTAAATTGAAATCCGCTATGGAGTAACGTTCAATTTTTGGCATAGTAATAACCACATCGGCTTTCTTTCTCTCTGGAACCACTCGTTCATTAATTCTGTACTGAACCGATTGGTTCATGATCTCAGTCAATGTTCTAAGACTGTCAATTGGAACGAGAGGGGTAGAGACATCAACAGCAATGATGTAGTTAGCTCCCATATCAATAGCGTCCTGTACGGGCAGATTACGAGCCAGACCTCCATCTATATAATATTTTCCATCAATTTCGTGAGGGGCCATGGCTGAAGGAATAGAAATACTTGCCCGGATGGCATCAGGCAAATATCCGGATCGAAAGACTACAGCTTCTCCGGTTTCAATATCTGTGGCAACTGCAGCGTATGGAATCGGGAAATCATTGAAATCTTCGGTGCTGTGCGCAACCCAGGCCAACCTTGATAGATAGGAGTATATATTTTGACCGGTTATAATTCCTGAAGGAAGCGACAATCCGCTTTCACTGATGGGTATACTTACTATGGTTCTCTCATCAAATCCTTTCTCGTAATTGGAAATATATCTTCGATTGGGATTTTCTGTAAAGAGCTCCATAAAATTGCTTGTTCTGCTTAACTCAATCAGCTGATCTGCACTGTACCCGATGGCATACAGTCCTCCAATCAGACTACCCATGCTGGTTCCTGTTATGTAGTCAATTTGAACTTCTGCTTCTTCCAGTGCTTTAAGAATTCCAATGTGTGCTACACCTTTTGCACCACCGCCCGAAAGTACCAGCCCAACTCGGAGTGAGTCGTTCTGTAATGGTTTAAGATCGGTTTGAAATGTAGCAGATTTAACCTGAGGAGAGAATATTGTAAAAAGAAACAGTAAGGTAAGTGTGCAAGTAGTTGATTTCTTCATATAGTTAAAACCTGAATTAAAGAAAATCGATTCATTCAGGTGTTACGTTACGGAAGCATTTATGTTTTAAAAGCTTCTGAAATGGCTCGCTCAAGATTTTCGGGTGTAATTGGTTTCGGAATAAAAGCTTCGTGTTTAGTTTCTGAAGCACGATTTTTGGTAATTTCATCAGTGTTACCGGTAATATAGATTACTTTCACATCCGACTTTTTCCGAATCTCTTTCATCGCATCTATTCCATCCAGTTCGTCACCCAATTTAATATCCATGATAATCAGGTCTACTCCCTTAAGTTTTAAGGCAGATTCAACAGCTGCAACACCTTCCGAAACAGTTGCCAGAACAGTATGGCCAAGTTTGTTGATAAAACGCTCCATAATAACCTGTTGAACGCCGTCATCTTCTACAAGAAGAATTTTCTTAGTATCCTTTTCCAAGTCGCCAGTAGTTTAAGATTTTCAGGTACAGCTTAATGTAAAAAACTTCCTGTAGTTTATGGAATAAATATTAGTTAATCAGATTAAAAACTTACATTTAAAATGTAAAACCTTCCTTCGATAGGATCTTTTTGACTTTGTCGGTATGTGAACCTTGAATAACAATCGTTTTCCCCTCTACATGACCACCGGCACCGCAGCTGCTTTTGAGCTTTTTAGCTAGTTTTTCAATGTGCTGAGGATTGTGATTTACACCTGAGACAACCGTCATTTGATTGCCTGTTTTGGGATTTCGTTTCTCTTTGATGTCTACTTTCAAGGGTCAGTGATTATGTTAGATTGAAAATGAGTTATTGCAAATGCCCCCAGCCATGCTGATGGGATATATATGATAATTGAAAATAACCAAAACCACAGGGGGTAATCAACCATAATTAGATTGCTCAGATCTAATATCAACAAAACAGCTCCTACCCAGCCTGCTGCAACAACAGATACTTTAGAATGAGTGAGGCGCGCTATGGCTCCTCCTGTAAAACTTGCGGTAGCATTACTGAACAATATTCCCACTAAAAAGATAGGGTTACTATTGATAAACTGAACGTAGGCTGATGATCCCTTTATTAAATCTTCGCTCTCAACCGGATAAAGTGCATGGTTAATAAACTGCATAATGTGAATGATCAGTATTGAGAAAACAACTCCCATTCCAATCCCTGCAACTTTCCAGATGTGTTTTTTTAGTGGAATGTTTAAAAGCAAAACGTGTTTATGATTAATGAACAGTTGAGAAGTTACTGTTTAAGTGAAAAAAATAATTAGTTACCTTTAAGAAAGGTAAGGTTTTATAAAATTTAAGGAGAAAGATTTGCAGACAGTTAAAATGGACATATTAGGATTGTCTACCAGCCCAAGCAGTGGCGGAGCTTATGCTCTGATTTTGACCGAGACGGAAGGCAACAGAAGATTACCAATTATCATCGGAACATTTGAGGCACAAGCAATTGCTTTAGAGTTAGAGAGCATCAAGCCTCCTCGTCCCATGACTCACGATCTACTTAAAAGTGTTGTAGAGAGTTTTAGTTCAAAAGTTGAGAAAGTTGTGATTAATGATCTGAGTGAAGGAACTTTTTTCGCCCAAATCCTTTGTCAGAATGATGAATCAGAACCTATAGAATTAGATGCCCGGCCAAGTGATGCCATCGCATTAGCTATTCGTTTTGGTGCTCCTATTTTTGTAAATACCACTGTTTTGGATGAAGCCGGAATATTGTCGGAAGAGAGCTCCGCTTCAAAATCTTCGAAGGGGAAAGGCAAGGGAGTTAAAAGTGAGCAGGAAGCCGGGAAAACTGAAATGACTCGTATGGAAGAGCTGGAAAGTGAGTTGCAGACTGCTATAGAGACTGAGAATTACGAAAAAGCCGCCAAGATTCGTGATCAAATTCAAAAATTAAAGGGCTGAAGTGGATCTGAAATCATTACCATTCTCTGATTTGCCGTTTACTTCACTTTTTCGAGATTACATCAATCAAGATAAGAAAATTACCAACTTTTTTGAATCCTCTCCATTTGATCCGGATCAGATAAAAGAACTTGCAAAGCAGATCAGGTTCAGCGGTAACCGGGAACAGCTTGTAGATGAACTGAAAGAGTTTAATTCGAATTTTACTGTCTCTCCAGAAACTCTCAAAAATATTGAGCAGCTACGTGATGAAACTGCTCTTACAGTCGTAACAGGTCAGCAGATGGTGCTCTATGGCGGGCCCTTGTATACGATTTACAAGACACTGACAGCCATTATTTTAGCAAAACAATATGAAAATATTCTAAACCGTCCGGTTGTACCTGTTTTCTGGCTTGCAGATGAAGATCATGATGCTGAAGAAATTTCAGAAATTGGTTTATTTGACCGAGACATTCTTAAAAAGTGTGCTGTTGAATTTTCTGATACAGGAAGAAGGGTAGGAGAATACAGCCTGGAAGAAGTAGTTGAAGATTTAAAATCTTGTTTGTCTGAAACACTATTTGATACAGATTTCAGTGAGGATTTGTGGAATCTGCTCAACTCATCGTACAAGAAAGAAAATACGGTTTTAGAATCATTTGGGATTCTTTTATCAAAACTTTTCGGAAAGTATGGACTTGTTTTAGCCGGGAGTAACTCTGATTCTGTTAAAGAACTGACCAAAAGCAGTATGATCCGTAGTATCGAAAAAGCAGATGATATTTATGATCGCCTTACTGTTACAACCAACAAGCTGTCTAAAGCTGGTTATCACAATCAGGTTCATCTGAATAAGAGTAATCTTTTCTTTATCGATGAGAATAACCAGAGACTAAAGATACAATTCGATGATGAAATCTGGTTCACAGAAGAAGGGGATCACCGCTGGAGTTCTAAAGAGTTGATGAACCAAATAAACGAAGAACCGAATAAATTCTCACCCAACGTATTTTTAAGACCCATTTTACAGGATCATTTCTTGCCTGTATTATGCTATGTTGGGGGACCTGGTGAAATCGCTTATTATGCCCAGATGAAAAGCATTTATCCGATATTTGATCAGAAAATGCCAGTCATTGCACCAAGATTTAGCGGTACTGTTATTGAATCCGGAGTTGATAGAGTATTGGATAAACTCCCGTTTTCCGTAAGTGATTATAATGCACGTATTGAAGATTTAGAGTCCGACTTTATTAACCAGACTGATCAGCCTGATCTTGAAGCGTTATTCGGTGATTGGAAAGATCGTATAGATACCATCACAGATGAGAAAAAAGAGATAATCGGTGATATTGATCCGACTTTAAAAAATACCGCCGGTAAAGCAAGTGCTACCTATTTTACAGAACTGGACAAGCTGAAAGGAAAGTTGTATAAATCGTTAAAGCAGCAAGAAAAAACGCAGCTTGATCGAATTGCGAAAATTCAGTCTAATTTATACCCCGACGGTAATCTCCAAGAACGTGAAATTGCATTTATCTACTACTTGAATAAATATGGATTAGGTCTTATAGACGATCTATTTGATTCATTGCAGAATGAAAAACCTGATACCCATAAGTTAATTCATCTATGAGTTCTACCGAGCTGAAGAGTCAAAAAAAAGCTGTCAGAAAACATTTTCTTCAGGTACGCTCTAATATTTCTGACCAGGACAAAAATAAAGCTAACCAAAGGATTTTTGAGTCTGTTATAGAGCTGGAGCAGTTTAAGAGCGCAGAAACAATACATATTTATGCATCCATGGAAGAGAGAAATGAAGTGGATACTTTTCATTTGATTGAGTACAGTTTAGAGGCTGGGAAAAAGGTGCTCGTACCGGTTATGCAGAAAGATGCAAAACTCATTCACTGCGAGATTGGCTCAATAAACTCTTTCGAAAAAAATAGCTGGGGTGTTCCTGAACCTATAGATCAAACACCCGCTGAGAGCTGCAACCCTGATGTTATATTTGTGCCAATGGTTGCAGGTGATTTAGAGAAAAACAGGATTGGCTATGGAAAGGGATATTACGATCGGTTTTTAAAATCAGTTTCTGGTACAAAAATAGGATTACTATTTGAAAAGCAGCTTTCTACAAAAAAACTTCCAACAGGACCATTTGACGTTGCATTAGATCTTTTGATTACAGAAAATCAAACGATTGTCTAATTTAACAGTGGACATTCATTCTGCAATAAGTAGAGTTTGAAAATTTTGATTGAAACATGTGAATGTTGAATTCGTAGCGTTGATAAAATGAAACCACTTAAAACTTAATAGTATGAGTACCAAAACTTCATATACAGACGCTTCGGTTCAGGTATCTGAAAAAGAGTTGCAAAATACGCTACAGGATTTTTTAGAAGAGAATGAAAAAAAACCGACTCCAAGTATTTGGAATATTCGGACTATAGCTGGTTTGGCGATGGTATTCACTGCGTTCGCATATATTGGTCACTCTGTAGCAACAGAAATTCTCGGGTTAGGTTCACTTCCATTTATTGGTGGCCTCATTCAATTTATGCCATATATAGGTGGAGCTCTTTTAGGGATCACCTTGCTTACCATGTTCAAGAAATCGGGTGATAAAAAGAAAGAGAAAAAAGCCGATGAAGAAGAACAAATGAAAGAGACTTATGATAAGCTTGATCAGTTTCTCTACTCAGAAAAGGAGAGGTCGAGTGGTAAAAGGAGAACCAAGTATTCTCAAAACACAGTTTATTCCTACAGTGGTGAGAATAAATTGATGAAATCCAGAACGGATTCAAAAATTGCAGGAGTTTGTGGTGGATTAGCAAAATATTTAGGGATGAACTCTACAGTAGTTCGAATCTTGTTTTTAGTCGCATTTTTTATGAGTTCAGGAACTGCATTACTTGCTTATATTGCAATGTCTATTGTTATGCCAAAGGAACCCATCAGTTTGATGGACGATTTTAACTAAACTCATTTAAATCAGTCGTGCTTAT
This is a stretch of genomic DNA from Rhodohalobacter barkolensis. It encodes these proteins:
- a CDS encoding sigma-70 family RNA polymerase sigma factor; the protein is MKVSTVSELRNMSDEDVMEQLQSGVVEAFDIIVQRYKDRLHNFLYRYTHNHEDCEDLVQETFLRVYRSRMSYERIAKLSTWMYTIALNLAKSMYKKKQRMSLVSIHADESDPDDREMQITDTVILQDEELHLKLSVQELERALQELNDDFREAVILRDIQQLTYEEIAEITDTAMGTVKSRINRGRQQLQEIIGSYVKSETI
- the purD gene encoding phosphoribosylamine--glycine ligase, with translation MDTNYNVLLIGSGGREHAIAWKLNQSPNLGTLYIAPGNPGTAELGMNVNLNSNDFASVVDFCKDHSIDLVAVGPEAPLVNGIVDYLEKEGVPVFGPTKAAALLEGSKQFAKEFMVKYEVPTADYAVFSSDEFDDALKFVQSKESYPIVLKADGLAAGKGVFICDSEEEVIKRLDTLKNDKNLQDAASKLVVEEFMEGEEASVFVIADGHTSHILHNAQDHKRIGEGDTGLNTGGMGAYSPAPVLTDEILDKVKNEIIERTITGMQLEEAAYHGILYIGLMITESGPKVVEYNCRFGDPECQVILPPLENDLLTLMIATTEQRLDEISIQLDGDYRCGVVLASDGYPGSYPKGKEITGIESIDDDAIVFQAGTKLDSDSLVTNGGRVLSVVGKGNTLDKAISHAYKNVEKIHFEGCYFRKDIGHKGLKRIS
- a CDS encoding translation initiation factor — encoded protein: MKVDIKEKRNPKTGNQMTVVSGVNHNPQHIEKLAKKLKSSCGAGGHVEGKTIVIQGSHTDKVKKILSKEGFTF
- a CDS encoding response regulator, producing the protein MEKDTKKILLVEDDGVQQVIMERFINKLGHTVLATVSEGVAAVESALKLKGVDLIIMDIKLGDELDGIDAMKEIRKKSDVKVIYITGNTDEITKNRASETKHEAFIPKPITPENLERAISEAFKT
- a CDS encoding acyl-CoA reductase, with protein sequence MNSLNEHIAQISSAIDDWLQADNQTLKRAIERTVEEGLFGIEDIKHQIRHLKNSLTEENLIKWTKNTDFSDWPLSSKNIVCLHAGNLPLVGLQDLLAVTLTGANYIGKLSKKDPYLLPTLIEKLDQKNIGGVRKWSTTLSDLTGNRADAVLFAGSEDSVEPVISSLSNFGIANQKTPRLMRTAHFSIAFIEDYSKKTMEDLTEAVFRYGGTGCRSVAIVVAPFSFKSQKCHFTDYIESFWLKNPQHQKPSNSLFYRYATNKALGIEQSWLNDFLIEERLSLHTDKFVLQWIEGDEQTLAEIIQQFRTGLQTVYTQSGEIPKYFGHSEPPETDMLANAQTPDIWWKPDGVDTVEWLFKNVG
- a CDS encoding tetratricopeptide repeat protein — protein: MKNEADVRHQIELIKKELHNSPDNARLIHDLGVGHYLLGEYEEAIHYLEKSLDLAPDTVAFLFNLANAYHENGQPDMAVDIYLRALDINPNHIPSLNNLADCYEALGKFDEAHELFHYLTRLNNENALSHFNLGNFFLRQNQHIEAAKCYEKAIKKDWNFTDAYHNIAWILHQAKANQEAMEYIQKGLKIDPEHEEILELKEKIDAI
- a CDS encoding patatin-like phospholipase family protein; this encodes MKKSTTCTLTLLFLFTIFSPQVKSATFQTDLKPLQNDSLRVGLVLSGGGAKGVAHIGILKALEEAEVQIDYITGTSMGSLIGGLYAIGYSADQLIELSRTSNFMELFTENPNRRYISNYEKGFDERTIVSIPISESGLSLPSGIITGQNIYSYLSRLAWVAHSTEDFNDFPIPYAAVATDIETGEAVVFRSGYLPDAIRASISIPSAMAPHEIDGKYYIDGGLARNLPVQDAIDMGANYIIAVDVSTPLVPIDSLRTLTEIMNQSVQYRINERVVPERKKADVVITMPKIERYSIADFNLMETFLQIGMEAGREYIEDFKEISELQVGPYSPRETMDAPSPLPIQNVIIKGNTLFDDDFIMRKLQFEPGAKLSPQMIDDKISRLYSSQYIEQVTYRVRPDSSYYYNLHINIRESQRDDFKVGLRYESRTKASILFEASFQDLLHDGSINRLEARLGDQLMFGGDYIYYGALGSRFAALTSLQYHSENVDWFVNGSRASRFKNHILRGEISFGNYFSTQHLFALGVRKDFTFHSDEINRELITPQNEGYHALFAKYRYDFLDRKSYPSSGHKVVAQFFHSDPMIFSPLQFSSANLYWEGFYKITDFFSLRNTLMAGYTYGNELPWGYWNTPNRYYEDIGYLNFGGIDRYQVSTKHVQLVSIGWQAEPFYHRFINLDLYAGRFQDEWSLNPVNSDIDYGASLSLGGLTIVGPIKAILSTGSINSFKAELQIGYQF
- the holA gene encoding DNA polymerase III subunit delta — protein: MAKKSSIDLFKEAFREIKGQKNIKPIYYLYGEEDFFKDLLQEEIEKFVPDDQKDFNFDLIYGSESNPSKVLSIARSYPMMAERRVVIVRDFIKLGEKAEDGSLNEFISYIKQPNPTCVLCLIDSRFPDKRTGLGKELNNNDKVSEYKFEAVPDYQLPDWISDWTKNIHKREINPAAAQVLAQMAGPDLKLLSTELEKVCTFVDTGERIEIEHIKKISGSYRDYNVIELKNAVVNRNLNQALGISEQILQHNNYSVGEVIKTLGFFYIVFCNIWQICRLTEKGLSKDQVQSELGIKSNYIFNAQWREASQFRLAEMPRIFEALLDADRAAKGFGTLDTSSIFLLLLKRIIG